The Solenopsis invicta isolate M01_SB chromosome 3, UNIL_Sinv_3.0, whole genome shotgun sequence region gtttttcgtatttatataattgtaacttCTAGTGATCTtgtaatgtatattttctttatacgtATGCGATGGAAGTTGATATTAAAGTTACAAATGCGAACGTGTATTAAAAGCAATGTAAGAAACAAAAGCGGTAAGCCAATTAGCTGGTTTATACTATAAATtcgtaaacattttatataatatacttacTTTACTTGAAAACATATTTACTTTTCTCATAATTGAGGTATTTTACATTGACACAGGCAATAAGAAATTATACTGTTACATGTTTAACGGGCATTATCGAGTTTTATGTTACATTCGTGaaggaaatataaataattgaaagagaGCGACTCACGCAGATTTGCCCGATCATAATTTCCCGCCGTCCAGTTGATGGCGCATTATAACGGAATAGCGCGTACACTCAGCGAAATGTGTTTTTCgtatttatacaattgtaaCTGCTAGTGATGTTGTATTGTATACTTCCTCTATACGCATATGATATGCATATACGCaagtttatattaaagttacaaATGCGAACGTATATTAAAAGCGATGCAAGAAACAAAAGCTGTAGGTCAATTAGTTGGTTTTTGCTATAAattagtaaacattttttatataatatacctACTTTACTTGGAAACATATTCACTGTTCTCACAATTGAGCTAATTTACATTGATACAGGCAATAAGAAATTATACTGTTACATATTTAACAGACAAACATTACATGTCTCTATTTTACACACggtttattcttttaatttttaaatatattttagaaaagaaaaaggaaaacatTATTTGCTTTTCAATCAACGCTTATATCAACAACTGTTTTGGTTTATCTGCGTCCGATTTCATAAATCtactatgtataattatgaaataaatgattgtAATAGAgtgataatgtaaaataaacatttaattaattataatatataaaaatatttgaatatcatTCAATAATCAAACTTTCAGAAAACAGTAGTTATGTGGCAccaaaattgtataattttaggAATCTAAGATGGGCGGTAATTTTCGACAGTTTGAATGCTTCAGGTTTTCAGCAAGCACGACCCTTATCTGCCGATAATAACAAATGGACGAGACGGAGAGTGCGAGTGCAGTTTGCTACTTTCTTCATGATTCTCTTTCAGTTCGCTTAATTCGCTTCCTTTTTTTGTCGAACTCGTACCATCTATCGAAAAAGTCATCTCATTGACCgtcgaaaaatatttgtaacgtaAGATAAAaaactaagaataaaattacaatgttaaaactttaaaaaaagaaagtaaatgtATTCTAAAATTGTACTTACCTGATAAGTGGAAGAGAATAAAAGGTTTAAAAAGAAAGTAGAATTagatttgtaatttgtatgtaaattttacatcCTATAATACCTCTGAAGAGATTCATCAGTTCAAGTCATCAGTTCAAGTCATCAGTTCAAGAGTCATCAATACATGGTAAGAAAAACTGTAAACATTCCCATTACCTTTTTAGCttgaatttgttttttcttatgACTATGGCATGTTATACGCAAAACCATAAATTTATAAGCtatttataagttatttatagacattaatatattatataaacatttaaggatatataatatttattataggtattcataatcaattctGATATTTATGATCATTTTAAGCATGAATCTCAAAAATTATACTGCCATTTCATTGGCTTAACAGGATCTTAAGAAGACTTGATTTCCAACTTAAAGCaatgttaaatatatgaattgCTTATGAATACCGACCTTAAGCATCTTAGTGGAATTAAATCATAGATATATAGATTTTGTAGAGAGAAAATAGTGTTTCTGAGAAGAAATAGTTCATCTATTTTTGAACTCAGCTAATCGATGCAATAAGTCTTAATTTGTAAGAAATTGGCCTATCATAATTCATTATTCTTCTTACATTTTACTGGGATTGgtaaaattgttaaatgtatttcttaaatgaatatttcttaAACTTTGATTGGTCGATTCTCTTATGCTTTATGCAAGTCTGTGTTCGAGCCCTGAAGCACATCGTTATATATTATTGCACTTTCGTATAAACAGTaaataaacatgaaatttaaaaattgcgttttgcataaatatatttctattacgGCACGATTATTTCATATACTATTCGTCAGAATAATATGGATATCTGTTGTTTGACattgataatagaaaaaattagttattataGGATATTGTTAGGAACATATGTCAATAAGCAGTGTGCATTGGTGTGTTAAGACATATTTCAAATTTACTGAAAATGGttagttaattaatatttttaaaagagtcTGATACAAATGTCACAatacacaatatatattataaatatattaagtgTTCAGCATTTCTACCTTGCAAATGTTGTTATAATATGTTTTCTAACCTTTTGTAATAacccattattatttttacagagTTATTGTAAATCCTTCACCGATGCATTTCAACAGATCAGTACTAAGTATATATATTCAGTTTTCTAAATGTGAACAATTTACAAACAACTcgataagaatttaataatttattacgagGTAAATCACGAGAggttagaaaatatattataacaccTATATTTGCATGGTAAAAATGTTGAATGATGTAGCGttctttattatattgcatttgtaTCAGGTTGCCTGTGGATTAATCACTAGTactgtaatataaatgtatttctaaTACCAcacactatttttaaatttctatattatttgcTGTCTTTCTGTACACTGAGataatatttctgatatttCTACTAAAATTAATCTGTATATAAAACTCTAATATTATAAGTGTGCTATGTTATTGATAaacgttacaaattttattaaatttaaaaaagttgagaACAATGTAAGCATTGATAGTTTGCAAAGTATGTCTATTATTAGCTAACGCATTGATAGTTTGCAAAGTATGTCTATTATTAGCTAACAggagaaaatttattaacacaGAGATTCTTTTAAATGagagtttattatttacttatagtAGTGTCTCTGCTACTAGAATCCTATGAAATGCTACGAAAAACGTAATATTTGTTTCGCTATGGGATTATATcttagaaaatgattttttttctatttactcGCAGAGTAGCAGTATATTGCATTGCagataatatcttttaaattgtaataagttATGTATAGTGATGtcatgtttctaaaaatatctcaATACCCTGATAGCACATTGCCGTTTTTGTTTTCGTGTTGACACCAAAATTGTCACTAAACCTCAAATTGATGTCAAGTGACatttttatgtcattttgaTACCAAATACGGCattgtgctatctgggatgtTGTTAGAAACACGGCAATAAGCTGTGAGCATTTTGTTAAgattgtaacgttacgcctttccgccgccgaacgcaacgcgtaagatcaaacacgcgcgcgcgttcagctaagcatgccgcgatcacgcgctaccatgcgtgccgcgcgccgcgctcggcaagcgtccctactccgaccggccccaccacgcgcgctgactagtacatacgaccgcgcggactgctatataagccggcagcgagcagccgagaagagatccgtccgaacatccgatctcatcggatcctttccagcgctgggcatactcggcgcctcctagctcggggattctcgagcacctcctcgggaacgggcattctcgttccaaccttcccgcgacgggtaaaaccgtcgtccccgaggccgggtatgctcggccaatccgatccgctcagccgcgcgacgggcattctcgtcgcgcaggccatccaatccgatcagccgtgtgacgggcattcttgtcacgcggccaatccggaccgtccggccgggcgacgggcattcccgtacgtccggctaaatccgatccgaatccgttgcgccgtacggcgggtattctccccgcacggcaattccgtttccgtacagccggacgacgggcattctcgtcgtccggccactccgaccagaccgttccgagtgtccccgggaattctcggggaccgtccgcgccgacaccgttccagtgtccgccaccgtacctcccggactaaccccgcgagatgaggccgaaccggccgaccccgtcgacagcccgcgcacagcgcgagggcgtcgagtaccgagaccgtaaccggtcaaccgcacgggccaatcgggccccgagcacggcattagagtggaccgccgcgcggccactctaacaaacggataccgtacgcatagagcgtaaaccgaagccgtccgtagatcacacgactcatccgagtcgttacattgcgataaccgcgagtccgttccgacatcgcacgttccgccgcgaactATGTATATAGATTTATGTTGTTaaaccgagcaaccccgcttgctacttccgcgcgcaaagcgcctagtcactgtccgtccgtttccgaattgttaaagtcctttccgtttagatattaagtaccgcgcaaatacgttgcgactgttctcttaaattcacgcgggccgacgaccgcgcagttaagtgccgcgacactattcgaataccacgtgatcgttctcttgatttcccgcgggccgacgaccgcgcaattgagggccgtaatgttgtacaaggagctcagtattatccgataacgatatcggaactgtataatttcattttgtactaaagtatagctaaatatatttgacctctttcatttttactaccaaaatacggcgttatcatttcgacacgaacccggacatccggcgagcacatccgagcatccgatcctgaacctaaaatcccgtaaccgaaaaagtaccagcgttacaagatatattttaaattcgtTGAATTAAGCGTTCAGCATTTCTGCCTTGCAAATGTTATGATATGTTTTCTAACCTTTTCTAacccattattatttttatcgagtCATTGTAAATCCTTCACCGATGCATTTCAGCAACAGTTCAGTACcgaatatacacatatatatacatatacatatatatatatatatatatatatatatatatattcagttTATTAAGtgtgaaaaatttacaaataattctataagaatttaataattcgtTACGAGGTAAATCACGAGAAGTTAGAAAATATGTCATAATAACGATATTTGCAAGGTAAAAATGTTGAATGGTGTAGCATTGTTTATTATATGGCATTTACATcactatttttctcttttatatttttctcgtaatgcggattgaaatacaaaatcaTTGCGCTGCATTAAGCGGGACTCCTTTCTTTTATGtgtttaagttttatttttaactttcatttaagaaataatattcacaaacaaaataatgtgcCAGTtttggcgactttcctctatatttatattctctatatttattttcttataattattcttatattataacaaaaaatcatgaaattttcatgtaatattgttaaagtttacatacaaaataaaataaccaCTTTGTGTAAAACGGTACCCAGTGCGAAATGGTGTATATATCGAATTGACATGGAATTGATGTCAATTCGATAATTTCGACTACTAATCGATGTtgatttgataattttgatgTCGAACTGACGTCGATTTCGTTGTTATTTTTCACTTAATAGCGTCGCCAAACTAATCAAACGGTATATGTGATGTTGTACTGTTGCCGAAATAACCAATTTATACTTAATTACTTATACAGACTTATTgatgcattaaattaaaaaaattttggtaatGTATACATCAGAAAAGCAATGTACTCTAATGTATgcaataatatatgttaatataggTTAATTGTGTGGTGCTACCAAAAAAGCCAATTTATacttaattgtttataaatacttatttatgcattagattaaaaaaattttggtaatGCATACATTAGAAGAGCAATGTACTCTAATGTATgcaataatatatgttaatttGCTAGTGTTGCCAAACTAGCCAATtgacacatatatatatatatatatatatatatatatatatatatatatatatatatacatatatatacacacatataaaattattaacataaacaaATTGCTAatataaacacatttaaaaatatgttactttTTAGATACAAAAGTGGCTATAGGTCTTATGTTACTTCCTCATTTAATTCCGCCAAAAGGCCTGAAGAAATATAAAGGCAAATGTTATAAACCCTCAATAGCTAACGCCAAAGAAAGCCTGATAATACATGCAAGCGttagtaaaattcaaaattaataaaactttataaaaattaaagttttatgtaaaattgttttatttttattatatattataatataatttttagattccTGGAGACATGATTCTAATCAGACAAGAAGCAAGAAAACGTGctgaaatgttaaatttgacgtTACAACCGTATATAGTCATTTTAGGTTCTCTTGACGAAGTAAAAGAGACATACATTCAAGTGGACGACATTTTATATAAAGCAAATAGTACTTTAGAGGCAATTGATGTATGCTTCAAAATATACCATGTTTTTCAAGTAAGCTATCCTATAATGAGCGAATACCTTTGGATGCTAATCCAAAAAGGTATTTATCACTTTACTACAAAGTGGGATTTTATAATTCCTAATATAGAGTATATATTAAGTAAAGTAACAAAGTGTTTTGAAAAAGCTATTAACTCTAAAAGTACTAATGtttaaaacgtatttttaaatttttattattaaaattagattttttgtaaaacttttaatttataagtttaagctattataagttaaaaattttctcgttTTGTATAAGTATATTTACTAGTTATATGGTAGtccaattttttacaatgattctttttttttttgtgaacaCACATTTTCATCGATAGATACtttaatgttacatataaaactGAGACACAAGTTGCTTATGAATTCTACAGTGAAATGTAATTTCGAAGACTGCATAGgtagttttaataatatttattcattgcgGAAATacgcattgtaaaatattatctcaACAGAATGCTTGTGTAAAGCAAAATGAAACATTAACAaataatggaacattaaaaactaatgttgaaacttttcaaaataatgtaccaaaatgcaatgtcaaaaataatttgcaattttttcgtACTGAAATGTTATTTGATGTTATTGATAATACTGACGAAATTAAtactgaatttttcaaaaatatagtaTCCGAATATTCTGTTCGGTTTGTAACAAAATTGTATGCTACtggaaatttaaatagaaaatgtattcatgaaataataaaaaatatagaaataaattacatttttatttgtttaaatgttttatctaagaaatttaaggatataaaagattttgatgtttttttaaatattataaaaaatggctttaaattatttaaatcagaatataaaacattacAGTATTTACAAGAAAGAGATTGCTTGTTTATGCCAAAATTAATACGTATAAACTCTATTTTATCATTTggtaaagttaagaaaaaatatcaatcgcatctacaacataaaaaattaagtataatacCTCTAAAGttgatactaaaaaaatttttagagctTCCAAATGTATATCAACAAATAATGTCacacattgaaaaaagtaaaaaaaatgaatatttagttTCTATATTTCAAACTGATTTTTGGAGATCTGTTGAAAAGAATGCAAatggtaaatttattttaccacTCATACTCTACTTTGAtgatttagaaattaataaccCTTTGGGTTcttgtaagaataaaaataaaattggtacaGTTTATTGTCGTATTGATAGTTTACCAAATGAATTCTCCAGTTTAttggaaaatatctttttagtgCAATTACATAATTATCAAGATCATAAAGttttaggaaataaaaaaatttttattcatgtcATTAACCAAATTAATGAACTTTATACTAACGGAATTTCCATTAATGTAGAAGGAGAGAcaaaacaagtttattttattttatctcatatTGTTGGTGATAACTTAGGTCTCAATACGATTCTGGGCTTTACCAAAAGCTTTAACTCTTCTCACTGTTGTCGTATATGTTACATTTCCAAAGAAGAAATGCAGAGTACAATGATTGAAAACagcaatttattaagaaatgttggaaactataataaacattttgtcgAGAAAAGTCATGGAATTGTAGAAAACTGcgtttttcataatattataaactttcacgtaactaaaaatatatcagTAGATCCTATGCACGATCTATTGGAGGGTATTTGTAGATACgacattgttaaaattttatatgatctGATATGTAATAAGAAAGCATTCTCTGTAGAGATACTTAATGAAAGaattaagaatttttctcattcatttgataaaaatattcctattataaaattagaatctATAATTAACAGAATGATTATCCTATCCGCATcagaaatgtattatttaatttttaatcttggcCTATTTATAGGCGACTTAGTTCCTATTAAAAGCTCAGTATGGAAACTATACGTGATGCTacgtaaaatagtaaatatttctatgCTGGAATCTATTACTGACGATATTATGAACTCTTTTGCAATGTTGGTATCtcaatatttagaattatatttgaagacttttaaatgttcttttaaaCCGAAAcatcattatttaatacattatgaAAGGATTATGCGTGAATTCGgacctttaaaaaatttttctacaatgaGATTTGAAGCAAAgcataaacaaattaaagaatacagtaaaattattaGTTCTAGAAAATGTCCTGCATATTCCTTATCATTGAAACATCAAATGCAACTTTGTCACAGATTTATTTGGGTTTCGATTTTATAACGAAGGGTTCCCAATACGACTTTCCCATGGGTcttctatttcaaaattaaaatttataaatgattatgataattttaaatttttattaccagCACATTTTGACGATTATTATTGTGTTCTATGGGCAAGATTACAAGGAACTcgttatgaaatcaataattttataaatatagaaacatATGCGTCTCCAGTTTTTCGAATTATATATTCGACGGTCgaagaaaacaaagaaaaatgtcGCCTCAATAAGCGACAAcgttattttaaacattctcAGTATGAACGagatagacaaataaaatattctaatcgCAAGTGGTTATACAATAAACGATATTATGAGAAAAAGAATTCAAAGTCTAGTTTTGACCAAAAAAATATTGGgtgtaacattattaaaaaatataacaagttttggtcaaaaaattatatacaaatgcgTAAATGTGTGATAATAGCagatattatcaaaaaattacatattaacaATCATATTGAAAGACACTTAGAAgctgaaaaaattgtaagttcTTCTATGCATATTAGACATAGATATATTGGCGATATGCGTAAAATATTAACTATACTTATAAAGAAGGCAAAAGTGTGTTTGACTCTCGTTAAAGAGTGTTTAACAACTGATGACAAAATAAGTGCGTTATGTGGTATTTCGAGACATACATCTAcgtctgaaaattatttttctgtatacGCTAAACTGTATATGCGACTTGATTCTTCATTGGAAACTTCATTGGAACAAAAGATAACGAACGCAAAGGGACAAGTTACAAATGAACTTACGCCAAGGGTAACTTTACCGAAAACCTTGATAATGAACGTGGAGGGTCAAGTTACAAATGTATTACCTTTTAATCAAGTACAATTACAAAAAGCACAGGCAAAAAAATCATGGTCGTGCAGTACTTTTTGTCAAATTGATTCATGTGTAATTGAccgatttcaaaaatttcttgaaaaaaagaacattGTACTTTAAAGGAAATACCACAATTCTTAAATAAGATTCATGAGAAGTGTaatgtaaacgtttcgactGAAAAGTTGGGTCATACATACGCTTGTTACATGAATGCAACTCTTTGCAAAGCAATGTCTCTTCCTATTCACTTATTATCACCTCATTTtccaaaagtaagaaatattagacgcttaatttataaaatgtcagGATTCTATAGAAAGGTGATAGAGCTTGACAACGCTTTAACTTCTGCCGACGTAGATgcattaaatgaaattataactTTGGCAAAAGAACAAGTAAAAGTGCACAAACATCATCAGACTTCAACTCATTTGAGTGATgatgatattatttctaaatataacaAAGATTTTAAAGCGTTGACTAAACGTAAAATGGATACACCTCGATATATTTGTGCTTCATGTGAGAGGCTTTGTTACAAAAGAAGTGTCTCTGAAATTAGCAAGGTTAAATTAGATATTCCAGTTTGGAGAGATTTAATGGCGCATTTAAGAAATCAGAATATTGACGcgcaatatatatgtaattactgCGAAGGAAAATTTCGTAACGCAGTGATGCCTgcgtattgtattttaaataatctatatatGCGAGATGTTCCCGAAGTAATATCATCTCTTaacacatttgaaaaaatgctTGTACAAAGAGCTAAGGCATTTCAAACTATTGTTAAAATGGGAACCGTCATGAATAAAAAGTTGCCTCACAGACAAATGGTACAGAAAGTAAAAGGTAGAACGTTCCATTTACCATTACCTTTACAAAAAACTATGGACAAAATATGTTCAAATACTGAtccgataaataaaaattttgaaatatacattttaatcagAGGTATTTCGACAAAATCCAAAGTTATTTGGGAAGAAatggtaaatattaaaaaagtattcgaTGCTTTAACGTGGTTAAAACGTTACAATCCTCTGTACAAACACATTATACTGCCAGATACTTACGAAGGATTATGTTCAGAAGAAGatatagaattttttgaaataaaagagacGGAAAATGATAGTGAATCTCTTTCGGATGGCGATAATATATTAAATCCAAAAATTGAAGCACAAGAAGCAGAAAATAATGCGGAAGCTACTGTTGTCAATAATCAGGGTAAAGCAATGTTAACTCAGATTAATGATAACAATGATTATTACGAGCAGTATACTATTCACCCTTTGTATGAAAAGAAATCGTGTCAAAGCGCTGCTGCGTTatatcaaatgttaaaaattgaagatttacCCTTGGACAATCGTGAAAAATCTTTAGATCTGTTGTGTTTCCCAGATTTATATCCTTTTGGTGTTAATGGACAACATGAAACTAGACAGATTAAACTTCATGATCACGAATTTATTAAATGTCGTTTGACATCTAAACACCCTCAATACAGATTAAATCAACagtacttattttatttatttaataacgcaAATAATCGTCAATTGAGTCGTGGTATTTACCATAAACTCAATGTAACTAATTTGCGAGATCAGTATACGGCTGTGCAATATTTAGAAGCAATGCACAAAGAATTATTAGAATCTAACTTGAGCACGATATTCTCCACTCTGAGAAATACGGAACAGTACTGGCGTAAACCACGAAGTGATTTAAATTGTATGATACAACATTACGGACCAGCGACATGGTTTGTAACATTGAGTCCTGGCGAATGGGAGTGGAATGATTTAGGTGAATATAATCGTGAAGTAAATGGATGGCATAATGATTCGTCTTGTATCAGTGTTCTCGTTGCCAAAGATCCCGTGTCAACATCGAAATTTCTCGATAATAAATTTCGGGCGAtgcttgattttatttgttccgAAGATCATCCAATCGGAGAAGTTACACATTACTTTTGGCGGCGAGAATATCAAGGCAGAGGCATCCAACACTTTCATCTGttaatttggataaaaaataCTCCAATTATTGGTAAATCATCTGTTGAAGATGttgctaaatttattttacaatatataagttgtaaaatgccagataaaaatatttctccaaCGTTGTATAAACGAGTTAATGCGTATCAATTACACAAACATAACGATTATTGTCTTCGTTCTAAGAAAACGGGCCGTAAAATTATTCGTGTTTGTCGTTTTGGTTTTCCTCGTGTTATTACGGATACATTAATCATCAAAGACGTTGTAAGTTCGATAGCAggtatgaaaaaattaaagcataGAAGTAGGCTTTATGATCTTCCTCGAACAGATAACgaaattaatgtaaatgatTATAATCCTGTTCTTCTTACTGCGTGGGAAGGAAATATGGATATACAATTTGTTGGTGAAGACTCAAGGTTGCTTACTTGGTACGTTACTAAGTATGTAAGTAAATCAGGAAAGTGTGAATTATCTGAAAATATCCTTGAGAGTACAGATCGGAAAAATAAATCAGTGGCGAGTTGTCTCTGGAACGTTGGTTCACGATTCTTAAATCGTAGGGAATGTGGAGCTCTTGAAGCTGCCGATACATTGCTAGGCATTCCTTTATGTGGAACTGATCCAAAAACAACTATTAAATGGCTAGATGTTAGTCAAATACGATACAGAAAAGTCAAAAGTTGTAAGGAAGTTGAAGCTCTTGATGGAGAGTCAAAAGACATATTTTGTCCATCTATAATAGACAATCATTATCCAAATAGACCGAAGGAATTTGAATCCATGTCCTTATATGAATTTGCACAATGGTatgatattacaaaaattaaaccaaaaagtaaaaatattatattttacaagataGATAATGCTTATTATCTTAAACAACGACAGCGTGCATatcttattaatcattataaatatgATGTCAATACTAGGCCGGAAGATTATTTCTTAGCATTACTTCTTATGTTTCAACCATGGCGGAAAGTAGAGGAGCTTAAAAATGGTTGTGATACTTATGCGGAATCATTCCACACTGTAAAATTACATCTCGACGAGGCATTGCAGTATCAGGAAAAAATGGAGGAATTGCGAAAAGCGCTTGAAACTGCGAAGGATTTAGTTCAACAGCAATTAGAGGAAAAGCAACAGCATGTGTCTCAGAATGATCCTGATAACCCGATAGGTATTCAAAATGTTCAAGCTGGTGAGGCAATGCAAGATTTTAAAGATCTTGGTAATAAATGTAACGAAGAGGTCGATATGTCTCAAATGATTTTAAAACTGAATGTAGATCAAAAAAGAGTATTTGATAG contains the following coding sequences:
- the LOC120357411 gene encoding uncharacterized protein LOC120357411; the encoded protein is MGDTKVAIGLMLLPHLIPPKGLKKYKGKCYKPSIANAKESLIIHASIPGDMILIRQEARKRAEMLNLTLQPYIVILGSLDEVKETYIQVDDILYKANSTLEAIDVCFKIYHVFQVSYPIMSEYLWMLIQKGIYHFTTKWDFIIPNIEYILSKVTKCFEKAINSKSTNV